The genomic window ACCAATGTAATCCCTTCTCGCAATAACCTAGAGAGCTCCTCTCTTATTTCTGGGCACATCCCGTCATACCTACCTTCGGTATTGCATAGAGTTCCATCAAAATCACTTACAATTGCCTTGATACTAGCGCTACACAACTTCGAATAATAGCGGTGGGATGCATCGACAACTTTAGAGAATTGCTCAGAGTTCGAAGTCGTTCTACCAATCTTTCGATAAGCAGCTAAACCGTGAGCATCTTCGATGCAAATATCACTATGTAAGTCTTTACTTGGATCCAATTTGTGTATGTCCCGGCCAAATTGGGGAATAGTAGGCTGGCCAGGATCTACATCAGATGCCTTTGCAATCGATTCTGTGGCAAATGATGCCATTAACAAACTGGTTATCAATATCTCTTGCGGTGTTTGTCCTGAAACTCTAAAGACTGCGACAGGGACACCCGCCGGCACTAGTTTCAAAGTCTCCGTAGCGATATTTTCACCAGTGTAACTATTTACTGAAATAATCAAGGGGGCCTTACTAATATTCACTAATCTCAGGTGTCTGCCATGAGCAAATTGTCTATAGTCTGCAATCTCCACATTTGCCAATGCAGATTCTGCGAGCTTGGACTCCAGATCGATTGCAAATGGCTTTGTCAGAGTGTCATGGAGTACTAATATCGGTCGAGTTGGGTATTCTAAAATAGCTCTGCAGGTTAACCACTGATTACGATATTTGCGTAACGAACCAGCATTAAACTCTCGACTTATAAGCTGGTCTGTTTCTTCCGGCCCAAACAATGCTTTATAGAAGAGAATGACCGTCGCTATCAGGCTATTAGTAGCAAGATAGCCGTCCTTCTCCCATGGCATGTCATAAGAATAAGTTCTAACAGATCCAGTTTGCTCACTGTATTCCACAAGAGGGCTATTTTTTTTTAGAGTAACGGCCGCGCACGAGATATCTGCCATAGCCGCCGTTTTAGCCGACGCTAATATGTCAGTATTCTTTCCTTCAGCAGATAAAAGCATGATTTTAGTGGATTCAAATCTTGCCCCTTTTGTGGCAAACTCCATCGGAGTCATTGCTATAGTGGGAACCCTTTGAGCATATTCTCTTAGTTCCGCAACGGTATATGCTGCGGAATACGACCCTCCAGACCCCACAACGGCTATATAGTCCTCCACCCAAGAGGCCATGAGCCGTTCTAGTAAACTAACATTCTGATTGAATGCCCATTTAACTGAGTCTTGGAAAGAATCTAATTCGCTGGAATATGGTTTCCCCAAGGTTTTCACTCCCTTCTAAAATCAAGTTTAGGCATTAACCACATTACTTTTCCGCTTCAACTGTCTGCCGACAATCAATGTAGTGGTCCAGTAAAACCCAACAATTTTTTAAGAGGCTTTTTTCAATTGATGAGCTCTCTCAAATTCCATCGGTGTTTAATAGTTTAAAGCTGAATGTTTTCGTTCGCTGTTATAGTATGTAATGTAGTCCCAGATCGCTTGGCGTGCTTCATGCTTGGTTTGAAAGCGAATGCGGTGTAACCACTCTGAATTAAGTTTTCGAAATACTCTTTCTGTAGGGGGGGATCCCAGAATTGCCTTTTCTGCTCATACTTTGGATCATATTATAGCACTTAAGTTGGTTACTGTCGGTAAGCTCTTATACTGCCGTTTATAGCGGCTCCGGCTACAAAATAAGTTTGTAACTAGGTTAGTCTGCAAGGCTGATTCTATCGTTAGGAGCGCTTAGAAAAGAGCCTCAACCCCAACAAATAAAGCTCTTGGTTACAAACTTATTTGTTTA from Spartinivicinus poritis includes these protein-coding regions:
- a CDS encoding HAD hydrolase family protein — encoded protein: MEFATKGARFESTKIMLLSAEGKNTDILASAKTAAMADISCAAVTLKKNSPLVEYSEQTGSVRTYSYDMPWEKDGYLATNSLIATVILFYKALFGPEETDQLISREFNAGSLRKYRNQWLTCRAILEYPTRPILVLHDTLTKPFAIDLESKLAESALANVEIADYRQFAHGRHLRLVNISKAPLIISVNSYTGENIATETLKLVPAGVPVAVFRVSGQTPQEILITSLLMASFATESIAKASDVDPGQPTIPQFGRDIHKLDPSKDLHSDICIEDAHGLAAYRKIGRTTSNSEQFSKVVDASHRYYSKLCSASIKAIVSDFDGTLCNTEGRYDGMCPEIREELSRLLREGITLVVASGRGDSLQRCLRQAIDTKYHDSIWVGYYGGSVIEKLNVDVQPPPANIGFQEIYEWLNSIAIYHSKRPLEDMAKGGQFTIRLESNAQAQKLLMAIRSWFIDTDKIGWRVFSSGHSVDVLDSNTSKRNVIEFVAENFNLCPKSEILRLGDSGHEEGNDFELLSGGLSLSADKVTSSLLSCWNYAPPGNRQARATLSYLKHLTKFKDGHRISQLI
- a CDS encoding integrase core domain-containing protein, which translates into the protein MLGSPPTERVFRKLNSEWLHRIRFQTKHEARQAIWDYITYYNSERKHSALNY